TCCGATTGCATTAATATTATTTTTGTATGAAAAATTCAAGGAAAAATAATAGACTTAAAAAAATAATATTGAAAATTGTAAAAAAAAATTGTAAAATTAAACAAATATATCTAAAAAAGGAAAAGGAGTTTAAAAATGAAAAAATATTCAAAAATCTTATTTTTAATAACAGCAGTAACTATGATTTCAAGCTGTACAGTGGCACCTCTTACAGGGAGAAGACAATTAAAGCTGGTAAGTGATGAAAGTGTTGCCTCAAGTTCAGTTTCTGCTTATAGGCAGTTTATTCAGCAGGCTAGTGCTAAAGGGCTGATTGCAAATGATACAGCTGATGGGCAAAGATTGAGAAGAATTGGTGGAAGAATTTCAACAGCAGTTGAGCAATATTTGAATGAAAATGGATTATCAAAGAAGTTAGGAAATTTACAATGGGAGTTTAATTTAATAAAAACTAACGAAATAAATGCGTTTGCAATGCCAGGTGGGAAAATAGCCTTTTATACTGGAATAATGCCAGTTCTTAATAGTGACGCAGGAGTCGCATTTGTAATGGGGCATGAAATTGGACATGTTATTGGAGGACACCATGCGGAAGCTTCAAGTAATAGGGCACTTGCAGGAATTGCTGCGACTGTAACAGATGCTGTAACAGGAGGAAATGCTGTATCTTCTCTTGTTTCAAGCGGACTGTCCATTACACTTCTGAAATTTAATAGAACACAGGAGTATGAAGCAGATAAATATGGAATGATATTTATGGCAATGGCTGGATATAATCCATCTGAAGCAATTACGGCACTTGAGAGAATGGACTCAATAGGTTCAGGAAAAGGAGCTGAAATTCTATCA
The nucleotide sequence above comes from Leptotrichia hongkongensis. Encoded proteins:
- a CDS encoding M48 family metallopeptidase gives rise to the protein MKKYSKILFLITAVTMISSCTVAPLTGRRQLKLVSDESVASSSVSAYRQFIQQASAKGLIANDTADGQRLRRIGGRISTAVEQYLNENGLSKKLGNLQWEFNLIKTNEINAFAMPGGKIAFYTGIMPVLNSDAGVAFVMGHEIGHVIGGHHAEASSNRALAGIAATVTDAVTGGNAVSSLVSSGLSITLLKFNRTQEYEADKYGMIFMAMAGYNPSEAITALERMDSIGSGKGAEILSTHPSGKNRIEAARKFLPEAMKYYKAR